In Deltaproteobacteria bacterium, the genomic stretch GACTTGGGGGTCTATCTCCATGGATATTATGGAGATGCGGCCATCACTGTGCCCGTGGGAAAGGTGAGCCAGGAGGCCACCATGCTCCAGGAGGTAACGCAGCAGGCCCTCTACAAGGGGATTGAGCAGGCCAGGTCCGGTAAGCGCCTCTTCGATATCTCCCATGCTATCCAGTCATGGGTAGAGTCTTTCGGTCTTTCTGTGGTAAGGGACTTTGTGGGGCACGGGATAGGGAGGGACCTCCACGAGGATCCTCAGGTGCCCAATTTCGGTCCGCCTCATCATGGCCCCAGGCTTCTGCCCGGGATGGTCCTGGCGATAGAGCCGATGATAAATATAGGCACCTGGGAGATAAAGGTCCTGCGGGACGGGTGGACAGTGGTCACGTCTGATGGAAGCCTCTCCGCGCATTTTGAACACACCGTTGCCATCACGGACGCAGGACCGGACATCCTCTCGCTGCCCTGACCATCATACTTTTTTGCCATTCAGAACTGCCCTACAAACGGCGTAAACAGGATCTCCCAAACTCTCTGTGTGAAAGGGCGTTTCTTCCACTCCTTGAGCATCACCCTGCGGCAGTGTTTGAGATCATCTTCAAACTGTTGCTCCATGGCAGCCGCAAGTCCGGGATCGATCACTGCCACGTTCGCCTCGTAGCTTAAAAAAAGGGCGCGGCCGTCGAGGTTGGCGCTGCCGACTGTTGCCCATACGCCGTCTACAACCATGGTTTTCGCGTGCAGGACCGACCGCGTCCACTCGTAGATTTCCACGCCGTGCTTGAGCAATCTTCCGTAGTAGCCGATGCTGATGGTGCGCGCTAGGGGAGAGTCACTCGATCCCTGCAGGATGAGCCGCACCTGAACCCCGCGTTTGGCCGCATCCACGAGCGCCCGGCGCAGGATAAGTGGTGGGACAAAATACGCACAGCTAATGGAAATGTGTTTCTGTGCCGAGTTGATGGCCAGCAGGTACTTGTCGACTATCGTGCTGCTCAGATGGTCAGGGGCAGAGGAGATGACGCGCACATGCGCAGCTCCATCCGCCATCGGGGCATGCTCAGGGAGACAAAAGGTCCCGTTCAAGCCCAGCAGCCACATCAGCGGATCATCGATGACCCGCTTGAAATGACGGAACCCAACCATCGGCAGGTCCTTACCCATAAACCCCCTCCCGCCCTGGAGCCACGACGAGGCAAAGACCCGCTCGGCATCAAGCGCAGCCGGGCCTTCCACCATAAGCACGGTGTCGCGCCAGCCGTTCACCCCGTTGCCATCGTATTCCTTCGCGAGGTTGACTCCTCCCACGAAGGCGATGCGGCCGTCCACAACGAGGATCTTGCGATGGTCGCGGTTGTTCACCCGCAGCAGCGTCCACCACATGACCGGATTGAAAACGCGGACCTCGGCTCCAGCGGCACGCAGGGCTGCGAAATCTCCGCCGTTGACCGTGCGGCTGCCGTATGCATCATAGAGAAATCGAACCCTCACACCGCGCTCTGCCGCATTGGTCAGCGCCTCGACAAAGCGCCTGCCCACAGCGTCCATGCGGATTTTGTAGATCTCCAAGGAGACGCGCTCCTTGGCGTTGTCGATGGCAGCAAGCATTTGTGGGAAGGCCTGTTCGCCGTTGGTGAGCAACTGCACGCGGTTGCCAAAGGTCGCTGTTGTGCCGGTGATGCGATCCATCACGCGTGAAAACTCTTCGGTCCCGACCGCTCCGGCGCGGGGCGCTACATGAAAAACGGTGTGCAGCACGTTCTTTGGCCGCGGACCGATGAACGTGCAGCCATACCCAGAGACAAGCAACAGTACCAGTGCTATCCACGCTGCAACATGTCGCATATCTGGCAAAGGGCGCATGCACATATGCACAGGCTTCTTCGAAATTGAATCAGGCACTGTCGGGTTCGAGATACGGTGCCATCGATACGAAGAATTTGCCTGCTCTGTTATGATACGGTAGTGTATTATAGCACCGTCGGGTAGGTCAAGAGCGGCCCACAAGAAGCAGTTGCACAAAAGAGGAAAGAACCCTTTTTTATTTTTTTCTGAAGATCAAACGGATGGGGTTTCCGCCGAACCCGAAGTCCCCTCTGAGCCGGTTGGTCAGATATCTCCTGTAAGAAAGATGGACACCCATGGGGTAGTTGGCGAAGATGACAAAGGTGGGTGGTCGGGTGGAGATCTGGGTAATATAGGAGAGTTTTACCCTCTTTTTCTGAAAGAGGGGAGGGCTATGGAACTCCACCACCTCCCGGAGCCAGCGGTTGAGCTGAGGGGTCGGTATCCTCTTACCCCTCTGTACAACCACCTCTTCCACAACCTCGAGGATGTGGCCTACTCCCTCTCCAGTGATGGCAGAGGTAAAGATAAGGGGGGTGTAGTCCAGAAACCAAAGGTGCTCTCTTACCCATTCAGTATAGGCAGAGGTGGTGAGATCCTTCTGCACCAAGTCCCATTTGTTTACCACAATGACCCCCCCTTTCCCTTTGTCGTGGATCAAGCCTCCTATCCGGGCATCTTGTTCTGTGGCACCCTCTTGGGCGTCCAGGATGAGGAGGACCACATCTGCCCGCCCGATACTTTTGATGGCTTCCACCACACTGTATTTCTCCAGCTGTAAACTGATCCTGCTCTTGCGCCTGATTCCGGCCGTATCCACAAAGACATAGTTCCTCTCCCCCACGATGAATGGCGTGTCGATGGCGTCTCTGGTAGTCCCAGGGGCCTCATGGACGATGACCCGTTCATACCCCAAAATGCTGTTTATGATAGAGGACTTTCCCACATTGGGCCTCCCGACCATGGCTATCCTTGTCGCCTCTGCCTCCCCTTCCTCTGAGGAAGGTGCAGGGAGGAGGTCACTGATCGCCTCGTTCAATCTTTCTAAGCCGTAGTTATGTTGTGCTGATATGGGATAAAGGATCTCAATACCCAGATCATAGAAGTCGTAGATTCTTCCCTCATGCTGGGGACCATCGATCTTGTTGACCACAAAGAGGGCTTCTTTATCCCTGTGGCGCAAAAGGCGGGCGATCTCTTGGTCAGAAGGAGTGAGACCCTCTTTTCCGTCCAACAGGAAGATGATGATGTCCGCCTCCTCCACGGCCAGACGGCACTGTTCAGCCATCTGGGCCAAGAGCCCCTCCTGGGCCACAGGCTCAAACCCTCCTGTGTCAATGAGGGTGAAGGGTTTTTCGTATCTATCCACATCGGCGTAGTTGAGATCACGGGTTACCCCGGGAAGGCCCTCCACAATGGCCTTGCGAAAGCCCACCAGCCGATTGAACAGGGTGGACTTGCCCACATTGGGCCTCCCCAGGATGGCAACAAGGGGTCTCATCTAAAGGGGATACCTCCCTCTGTAGCTCTTTTGCTCCCACCCTATCTCTTGGGGGGTAGTCGGATTGTCATCTTTGAAGGGGATCATAGATGTCGCCCTTTATTAAAGTATATAAGAACCACGTAAATGGAGCAAGGGCGCAATTATCATTGTGAAATGGGGCACTTTATTCTATAATAAAAAAATAAGGATACATTCTCTTCAGGAGAAAACAATGGGATTGGTAACAGGGAAGGAGGTCTTGGAGGCCGCAAACCGGGGTGGTTATGCTGTAGGGGCCTTTAATATCAATAACCTGGAAATCCTTCAGGGGGTGGTGGCAGGGTGCATGGAAAAAAGGTCTCCAGTCATCATAGCGGTGAGCGAAGGGGCCATTAACTATGCAGGTTTCGATTATATCGTCGCCATGGTGAGGACGGCGGCCGAACTCAGCCCCATCCCCATGGTCCTTCACTTAGACCATGGACGTGACAGGGAGATCATCTCCCGTTGCATAAAGGGGGGGTTTACCTCGGTGATGATCGATGCCTCTCACCTCCCCTTTGAGGAAAACATCAGGGAGACCAGGAGGGTGGTGGAGATGGCCCATTCTGTGGGGATATCGGTGGAGGGGGAACTGGGACGCCTACAGGGGGTAGAGGAGATGGTCTCTGTCGGACAGAGGGAGGCCACCCTAACCAATCCCCAGGAGGCTGAGCGCTTTGTAAAGGAGACCGAGGTGGATTTTTTGGCCCCTGCCATCGGCACCTCTCACGGGGCCTTCAAGTTCAAGGGAGAGGCCAAGCTCGATTTAGAACGCCTAAGGGAGATAAAGAGCAGGGTAGGTATCCCCCTGGTACTCCATGGGGCTTCCACCGTTCCGCAGCACGTCCTTGAGCTGGTGACCAGATACGGAGGGGAGTTGAAAGAAGCCAAGGGTGTCCCCCCTGAGCAGCTAAGGAAGGCCATTGCCGTGGGCATCAATAAGGTCAATACCGATACAGACCTGAGGCTTGCCCTTACCGGGGAGGTGAGGAAGGTCTTGTCCGAAGATCGAGAGGTGTTCGACCCCAGAAAGATCCTGGGGCCGGCCAGGGATATGATCAAGGAGGTCGTGAAAAAAAAGGTAGAACTCTTCGGCAGTGGAGATAAGGCCCAGGAGGTGAGGGGATGATCTATACCATTACTATGAACCCGGCCCTGGACAGGACCATAGAGGTGCAAGGTCTGCTGATGGACGACGCCAACAGGATCATGCGGGAGGCGAGATATGCCGGGGGTAAGGGGATTGATGTCTCCCGGGTGATCAAGGAGTTGGGGGGGGAGAGCATCGCCTTGGGGTTTATCGGGGGATATGACGGACTGGAATTGGAGGGGAGGCTGATCAACGAAGGGGTCCTCTGTGATTTTACCAGGATCGGAGGGGAGACGAGGACCAACATCATACTCTACGATCGGAGAGAAAAGACCCA encodes the following:
- the map gene encoding type I methionyl aminopeptidase, with protein sequence MINIKTKKEIEIMRQSNRLVAQVLRKLKEAIKPGISTKELDQIAERSIRKGGGTPAFKGYRGYPASLCVSVNEEVVHGIPGPRRLKEGDIVSLDLGVYLHGYYGDAAITVPVGKVSQEATMLQEVTQQALYKGIEQARSGKRLFDISHAIQSWVESFGLSVVRDFVGHGIGRDLHEDPQVPNFGPPHHGPRLLPGMVLAIEPMINIGTWEIKVLRDGWTVVTSDGSLSAHFEHTVAITDAGPDILSLP
- a CDS encoding cardiolipin synthase B: MMDRITGTTATFGNRVQLLTNGEQAFPQMLAAIDNAKERVSLEIYKIRMDAVGRRFVEALTNAAERGVRVRFLYDAYGSRTVNGGDFAALRAAGAEVRVFNPVMWWTLLRVNNRDHRKILVVDGRIAFVGGVNLAKEYDGNGVNGWRDTVLMVEGPAALDAERVFASSWLQGGRGFMGKDLPMVGFRHFKRVIDDPLMWLLGLNGTFCLPEHAPMADGAAHVRVISSAPDHLSSTIVDKYLLAINSAQKHISISCAYFVPPLILRRALVDAAKRGVQVRLILQGSSDSPLARTISIGYYGRLLKHGVEIYEWTRSVLHAKTMVVDGVWATVGSANLDGRALFLSYEANVAVIDPGLAAAMEQQFEDDLKHCRRVMLKEWKKRPFTQRVWEILFTPFVGQF
- the der gene encoding ribosome biogenesis GTPase Der, with translation MRPLVAILGRPNVGKSTLFNRLVGFRKAIVEGLPGVTRDLNYADVDRYEKPFTLIDTGGFEPVAQEGLLAQMAEQCRLAVEEADIIIFLLDGKEGLTPSDQEIARLLRHRDKEALFVVNKIDGPQHEGRIYDFYDLGIEILYPISAQHNYGLERLNEAISDLLPAPSSEEGEAEATRIAMVGRPNVGKSSIINSILGYERVIVHEAPGTTRDAIDTPFIVGERNYVFVDTAGIRRKSRISLQLEKYSVVEAIKSIGRADVVLLILDAQEGATEQDARIGGLIHDKGKGGVIVVNKWDLVQKDLTTSAYTEWVREHLWFLDYTPLIFTSAITGEGVGHILEVVEEVVVQRGKRIPTPQLNRWLREVVEFHSPPLFQKKRVKLSYITQISTRPPTFVIFANYPMGVHLSYRRYLTNRLRGDFGFGGNPIRLIFRKK
- the fba gene encoding class II fructose-1,6-bisphosphate aldolase, with amino-acid sequence MGLVTGKEVLEAANRGGYAVGAFNINNLEILQGVVAGCMEKRSPVIIAVSEGAINYAGFDYIVAMVRTAAELSPIPMVLHLDHGRDREIISRCIKGGFTSVMIDASHLPFEENIRETRRVVEMAHSVGISVEGELGRLQGVEEMVSVGQREATLTNPQEAERFVKETEVDFLAPAIGTSHGAFKFKGEAKLDLERLREIKSRVGIPLVLHGASTVPQHVLELVTRYGGELKEAKGVPPEQLRKAIAVGINKVNTDTDLRLALTGEVRKVLSEDREVFDPRKILGPARDMIKEVVKKKVELFGSGDKAQEVRG